gttgggaaatgaccaaattcaatggtcaactcaacgtcagaccctaacattaattaaacgttgtcaaaaagcatgttgttccgttaggtttgagttgctcgacgtcaggacctaattcaacaagttttcaACATTGTTTGAATGTCTTGAGCCTGCTGGGATGTGCCTGAAGTTAGTATTTTGAACACAATTTTCATGAAAACGTGCCTATTAAGTCCCACTTGTAAAGTATCAATTAAATTTACGTTATTGCCTGTGGGGAAGAATAGCTTCTAAAGCCAACAAATTAGGGGCACATTCGCCAACTCCCTCACAAACAGTAGAACTTCTAATGCAGAATCAAGTTGTAGAATTCAGAATTTGACCAAAATGTTCAGGAAAACTAGTAAACTtcctccatctatccattttctaccgcttgtccctttcagggaactattaaatacaattaaatgatTTTCAatggagacattttttttttaactggaagtgTTTTAACATATAAGCCATGATTATATGTATGCCAGTACACGTACTACGAGAGTTTTATGAAATGGTTTACATTAGATTCGAATATTCATTTTATGTCTTCAAGAGCTGCCACTATGTGTGAGTGAAATTGGAAAGTCAACCACATATGTCAGATAATGATTGTGGACATCGCCATGCTCGTTTCACATTAGCTGACTCAATTGAATGATGCGTTCATAATAAGGAGGAGCGGCAAATCAGGTAACAGATCAGACTTAAGACTTCATCAGCGCCTAGAAGCCGGAGGGCGTCAGGATGTTCATATCTCGTGGCTTGAGCTTGTGCGGGCGCGCCCCCTGTCGCCGACCCTCCACCATCGGGATCTCCATTTTGGGTGGTGCTACTTTCTGGGCGTCGGGGCCGTCGGCCAGTCGAGTGGCCTGGGCCTTCATGACCTCCATGGCGCTCGGCTTCTGGGCACCGCGGTACACCTGCAGTGCAAAGCCTGCTATGGTAAAgacagaagggggggggggggggggtggatttAGCTTTGATTACGGTACATTGTAGCCTCCTGGACCACGTTTTTGATTGGAAAAAAATGTGGCAGCCTccacactaagaaaaaaaacactacGCTGATGAATTATTGGGATTATTTTACAAAGTCGACATCTCTACCACAACACAGACCACCTGCAGAACTGATGTGATCTGTAAAGGGGTCAAATAGGAcacgttttaagcaaaagtatgaAGTTCTCAAAGAAAGTGACATGAATCTACTTTTCAATgagtgaaaaaattaaataacgcATACTATGCAGTATAATTATTTTACTACATGTACAATAGAATTAGTAGTTTTTAACTAGTGAGAGACTATttgtgtaattttttattttgtggtttattgctCGAGTTGATTTTGTACCtgttatttatgttttttctgtacatttttgttatttttttaaatttttactctTGTTCAGGTGGtagcagttttaaaaaaaatgcagttttaaaaaaaatactaaaacaatCTGGCTTGGCTGCAATATTTTATGTGAATATATGTAAAAGTACATATAATTGCTACAGTAattgtaataatatatacatgtgtatacacagatacacacacatttttttatatatatatacatacacacactatatactgtatataaatatatgtataatgtgtgtgtatatatatatatatatatatatatatatatatatatatatatatacacacacacacacgtgtatgtatgtatatatatatatatatatatatatatatatatacatatatatatacatatatatatacatacataagtgtgtgtgtgtgtgtgtgtgtgtgtgtgtatatatatatatatatatatatatatatatattattacacacatatatatatatacacacacatatatataatgtgtaataatatatatatacacacacacattcatacacgtttgtgtgtgtgtgtatatatatatatatatatatttatatatatatatatatacacacacacacacacacacacacacacacacacacacacacacacacacacacacacacacacacacacacacacacacacacacacacacacacacacacacacacacacacacacacacacacatacacacatttaaaaaaatagttattgTAATTACTACTTCTATGTGAATATAATATTTCATAAAATtgggattcagaatcaattccccGATTCAGCAAGATTATTGAGTCAAACCAAATTTCGCATTATTATttggtaaaaaaatgattttaaaaaacttTCAAGAaccgatttttttaaattatgaattgatttagaattgaAATAAATAAGAATCGTGACTTGGATTTGAATCGATTTCTTGAAGCACCTCTATTATATATTatactacctactcagtggcctagtggttagagtgtctgccctgagatcggtaggttgtgagttcaaaccccggccgagtcataccaaagactataaaaatggaacccattacctccctcagcatcaaggcttggaattgggggttaaatcaccaaaatgattcccgggcgcggcaccgctgctgcccactgctctcctcacctcccagggggtgatcaaggggatgggtcaaatgcagaggacaaatttcaccacacctagtatgtgtgtgtgacaatcattggtactttaactctttTAACTATATAAGATGCatttatacaaacatatatactctgcagttgagtaaaaaaaaaaaccttgattaATATATGACATTgcatctcaattattttctgtttcgTCGCCCCCATACAAATAACATATTTTTCTCTCCCctactctccaccgtgactacaAATAGTATAACTtggctataaaattgttataagtacacctctgcataacattaaaaaaacaacaacaacacactagtCTTTCCTCTTCATCCACTATAGTCATAGTGAAGCAAAGGGCTACATACGCGTAGTCATATTGtagtacagcaaaaaaaaaaaacatgttcgaCGAGGTCACCCGGGACCCCCACCAGGGGCCCCCCACACTATTTGAGAAGGTCTGCTATATGACAAACTACAGTACTTATATTTTTAAGTTACCTACCTAAAGTCATGCAAACGGCTTGTGCTGATTCATTTAGGTGTACACAAACAACTGTGCTCCTCTGCTGGCTGCTGCTGTCATTAACCCACTCATCCAATATGGTCACCAGTCTGAAGGTCGTCCATTCACTTATTAACCCGCCCCCTTTTTTGTTTATGTAGGACGACAACCTGATGTCACCTCTGTGTGTTTACACGGGCACAGCCGGCTCGTTCtgtgtatttatttacacattttcatgCACTTTTCTTGTAGTTTTACGTTATGCAAAACGTCAGCTTTGTTTACCTGCATTAGATGGATCGGAGCCCAGGTCCGAGGTGGACTTATGTACCAGAGGCCGTGGCCCAAACACGCCCCAGCGTTCCAATACGCCTCCTCCCGCCGCATCTCCTCCTCCTAGGTCCACGCTGCTGTTTGTGGAGCTGACGCTGATGTCAGAGCTAGTGCTGCTAAACCAGGTCCTGCACCGATCGGGAGTAAAGATACGCGTGAGCTCGGATGCGGTCACTTGGCGCTCGTCGCGCGGGTTAGTTTGAGTGTACCTGCGCTGCTGTGTAGGGGAGCTGTGCGGAGTGGTGGTTGGAGTGGACTGGGCCGAGGAGCTCTGGTGCTCCTCTCGGGTCTCCATGCTCTGGATCTGCAT
This Entelurus aequoreus isolate RoL-2023_Sb linkage group LG05, RoL_Eaeq_v1.1, whole genome shotgun sequence DNA region includes the following protein-coding sequences:
- the LOC133651032 gene encoding putative monooxygenase p33MONOX isoform X1, which encodes MSGSGDLPAIEGSGMGGMKLPIGMTRRAISYDDNLEAPMSTPPHDINITNLWRRPVVPDRKFNQLAEEEEGGGSVRQSNFSNSPPSRSQSVVKTKASSMILNSLITKQTHESMHKFEQKAGLTDSSYMPHKGLNAEETRRLHRMPESFQKMQIQSMETREEHQSSSAQSTPTTTPHSSPTQQRRTWFSSTSSDISVSSTNSSVDLGGGDAAGGGVLERWGVFGPRPLVHKSTSDLGSDPSNAAGFALQVYRGAQKPSAMEVMKAQATRLADGPDAQKVAPPKMEIPMVEGRRQGARPHKLKPRDMNILTPSGF
- the LOC133651032 gene encoding putative monooxygenase p33MONOX isoform X2; translation: MSGSGDLPAIEGSGMGGMKLPIGMTRRAISYDDNLEAPMSTPPHDINITNLWRRPVVPDRKFNQLAEEEEGGGSVRQSNFSNSPPSRSQSVVKTKASSMILNSLITKQTHESMHKFEQKAGLTDSSYMPHKGLNAEETRRLHRMPESFQKMQIQSMETREEHQSSSAQSTPTTTPHSSPTQQRRTWFSSTSSDISVSSTNSSVDLGGGDAAGGGVLERWGVFGPRPLVHKSTSDLGSDPSNAGFALQVYRGAQKPSAMEVMKAQATRLADGPDAQKVAPPKMEIPMVEGRRQGARPHKLKPRDMNILTPSGF